From Actinomycetota bacterium, the proteins below share one genomic window:
- a CDS encoding (Fe-S)-binding protein, with protein MLIERIDIEQVEPCFADETKIRLIARIPVDVSELLPYLNAVLANATYVGGGEGKEGPEDGEVPTYASDRPALTFTKGPRLVTVYPRRVTIAKADDVADAEETLDWLVERLNYVHEHREEIEPVYEGKIKIKPLDIYGLLPQTNCRECGEQGCLAFALLLLQEKHRLRDCPPLYREERWKGKRERLEEVVASLGLPR; from the coding sequence ATGCTCATCGAGAGGATAGACATCGAGCAGGTGGAACCCTGTTTCGCCGACGAGACCAAGATACGTCTCATCGCCCGCATCCCGGTGGACGTGAGCGAGCTCCTCCCCTACCTGAACGCGGTATTGGCCAACGCCACCTACGTGGGAGGGGGCGAGGGAAAGGAGGGTCCAGAGGATGGGGAGGTCCCGACCTATGCCTCCGACCGACCGGCCCTCACCTTCACTAAGGGGCCGCGGCTGGTCACCGTGTATCCCCGCCGGGTGACCATCGCCAAGGCGGACGACGTGGCCGACGCCGAGGAGACCCTGGACTGGCTGGTGGAACGCCTGAACTACGTCCATGAGCACCGGGAGGAGATAGAACCGGTCTACGAGGGGAAGATTAAGATAAAGCCTCTGGACATCTACGGGCTGCTCCCCCAGACCAACTGCCGGGAGTGTGGGGAGCAGGGCTGCCTGGCCTTCGCCCTACTCCTGCTGCAGGAGAAGCACCGCCTCCGCGACTGCCCGCCCCTTTACCGCGAGGAGAGATGGAAGGGGAAGAGGGAGAGGCTCGAGGAGGTGGTCGCCTCCCTTGGGCTCCCCAGGTAA